In the Elstera cyanobacteriorum genome, one interval contains:
- a CDS encoding Gfo/Idh/MocA family protein, with translation MSKIWNVAVVGLGIGRTHIFEGYSRHPDKFKVVTVCDLDAGRRSAVAAEFNVPHQTDSFADVLAMPDVDIIDVCTPPGLHFDQTLAALKAGKHVVCEKPLVGSLAEVDALIEAEKTYGRTILPIFQYRYGNGVQRAKRIIDLGIAGKPYLGTVETSWWRTADYYAVPWRGKWETELGGVLVTHAIHNHDMLMYLMGDVEQIFARAATRVNEIEVEDCVSASLKLKSGAFASLSATLGSTRQISRLRLCFENVTFESGLEPYRPGDDPWQIIAATAEVQAQIDDALKGWQHVPTRFDGLFADYAPGLVTGKLPITLMDARRALELVTAIYQSDADNRPVDLPVGPESPRYHSWRPAAARATVLAEAP, from the coding sequence ATGAGCAAGATTTGGAACGTCGCCGTCGTCGGCCTCGGCATCGGGCGGACGCATATTTTCGAGGGCTATTCCCGCCACCCGGACAAGTTCAAGGTGGTCACGGTGTGTGATCTCGACGCCGGGCGCCGGTCGGCGGTGGCGGCGGAATTCAATGTGCCGCACCAGACCGATAGTTTCGCCGATGTGCTGGCGATGCCCGATGTCGATATCATCGATGTCTGCACCCCGCCGGGACTGCATTTCGACCAGACGCTGGCGGCCCTGAAGGCCGGAAAGCATGTGGTCTGCGAAAAGCCGCTGGTCGGTTCCTTGGCGGAGGTCGATGCGCTGATCGAAGCGGAAAAGACTTACGGCCGGACGATCCTGCCGATCTTCCAATATCGCTACGGGAATGGCGTGCAGCGCGCCAAACGCATTATCGATCTTGGTATCGCCGGGAAACCCTATCTGGGGACGGTCGAAACCTCCTGGTGGCGCACGGCGGACTATTACGCGGTCCCGTGGCGCGGCAAATGGGAAACGGAGCTGGGGGGCGTCCTCGTCACCCATGCTATCCATAACCACGATATGCTGATGTACCTGATGGGCGATGTGGAGCAGATATTCGCCCGCGCCGCCACCCGCGTGAATGAGATCGAGGTCGAAGATTGCGTTTCGGCCAGCTTGAAGCTTAAAAGCGGCGCCTTTGCCTCGCTATCGGCGACCCTGGGGTCCACGCGCCAAATCTCCCGCCTGCGGCTGTGCTTTGAGAATGTTACCTTCGAAAGCGGTCTGGAGCCGTACCGTCCGGGCGATGACCCCTGGCAGATCATCGCTGCCACTGCCGAGGTGCAGGCACAGATCGACGATGCCTTGAAGGGCTGGCAGCATGTGCCGACGCGCTTTGATGGCCTGTTCGCCGACTACGCCCCGGGGCTTGTGACCGGCAAGCTTCCCATCACACTGATGGATGCCCGCCGGGCATTGGAACTGGTGACGGCGATTTATCAGTCTGATGCCGACAATCGCCCCGTCGATCTGCCCGTTGGGCCGGAAAGCCCGCGTTATCATAGCTGGCGTCCCGCCGCCGCCCGCGCCACCGTTCTTGCCGAGGCTCCGTAA
- a CDS encoding ABC transporter substrate-binding protein yields MKQPQMNRRSVLKAGAGLAGLAALGLPASAFAQERRLRMYWWGSKERADRTLQVNKLYQNTYTGVAIDGETLAWGDYWPRLATQTAGRNAPDVIQMDYRYIAEYARRGALLPLDPHVGKGLDLKDFPPSVVDSGKVDGKIYGISLGGNTSSTIYDKDAFAAVGLPPPNLDTDWKAFAKLMAEFTKAAKRPGYFGSQDGGGLEPIFEGWLRTRGQELYTPDNKLGFGEKDIEEWFAYWADMRASGGCVTPELQALDKQNVENNMLTLGKAAIGFAHSNQLVAFQSLNKSKLAMTSYPTGGPGAKPGQYIKPSMLFSLSARTKEVDEAVRVLNFFVNDVTAGKILGVERGVPASAPVLKGIAESLDDLGRAMADYIAAMNSRVGPLPQTPPGGAGEIQVLLRRVNEQIGFDRLKVADGAKLFVSEASRILARG; encoded by the coding sequence ATGAAGCAGCCTCAGATGAACCGGCGGTCGGTATTGAAGGCGGGGGCAGGCCTCGCCGGTCTGGCCGCGCTCGGTCTACCGGCCTCGGCTTTCGCGCAGGAACGCCGCTTGCGCATGTATTGGTGGGGGTCGAAGGAGCGGGCGGACCGCACTCTTCAGGTCAACAAACTCTATCAGAATACCTACACCGGCGTGGCCATCGACGGGGAGACCCTGGCCTGGGGCGACTACTGGCCGCGCCTTGCCACCCAAACGGCGGGGCGTAACGCGCCAGACGTGATCCAGATGGATTACCGCTACATCGCTGAATATGCTCGCCGGGGAGCGCTGTTACCGCTGGATCCGCATGTTGGTAAAGGTTTGGATCTAAAAGATTTTCCGCCATCGGTAGTGGATAGTGGCAAGGTTGATGGTAAGATCTACGGCATCAGTTTAGGGGGCAATACGTCCTCTACCATCTATGATAAAGATGCCTTTGCTGCCGTTGGTCTGCCGCCGCCTAACCTTGATACCGATTGGAAAGCTTTTGCCAAATTAATGGCTGAGTTTACCAAGGCTGCCAAACGTCCCGGCTATTTCGGTTCTCAAGATGGCGGTGGATTGGAGCCGATCTTCGAAGGATGGCTGCGGACGCGCGGGCAAGAACTTTACACGCCGGACAATAAACTTGGTTTCGGCGAAAAAGATATTGAAGAATGGTTCGCCTATTGGGCAGATATGCGTGCCTCCGGCGGCTGTGTAACGCCCGAACTCCAGGCATTGGATAAGCAAAACGTCGAAAACAATATGCTGACCCTTGGGAAGGCAGCAATTGGTTTTGCCCATTCTAATCAGCTTGTCGCCTTTCAGTCGCTGAATAAGAGCAAGCTTGCGATGACGAGCTACCCCACTGGCGGCCCGGGTGCGAAGCCTGGTCAGTATATTAAGCCATCGATGCTGTTCAGCTTGTCCGCCCGCACGAAAGAAGTTGATGAAGCGGTGCGCGTTCTCAACTTCTTCGTTAACGATGTTACTGCCGGAAAAATCCTTGGCGTTGAACGCGGTGTGCCAGCTTCGGCGCCGGTCTTGAAGGGGATCGCCGAGTCGCTGGACGATCTGGGGCGTGCAATGGCGGATTATATTGCCGCTATGAATAGTCGCGTCGGCCCGCTCCCGCAGACCCCGCCGGGTGGCGCTGGTGAAATCCAAGTTCTGTTACGTCGGGTTAACGAACAAATCGGGTTTGACCGTCTGAAAGTTGCCGATGGGGCGAAGCTGTTCGTTTCCGAAGCATCTCGTATTCTGGCGCGGGGGTAA
- a CDS encoding TetR/AcrR family transcriptional regulator: MTKIEKNIEIDANFPNYRLKIAEDSPARDKAIRDPERTSAAILAAATREFAENGYGGARINEIAARADVNKRMLYHYYGGKDALYLAVLESTYVGIRSAEVNLHLTDRDPVDAIRELARFTWQYFLDHPEFLSIISTENLLKAKFLKQCPGITEKHSPLIATITEVLERGHRAGHFRAGADAVQIYLSIAALGYYYLSNHYTTSIIFNRDMVKPEELQRWGTHIADMIVSSLRP, encoded by the coding sequence ATGACAAAAATTGAAAAAAACATCGAGATCGACGCGAATTTTCCGAATTACCGACTGAAAATCGCTGAGGATTCTCCAGCCCGGGATAAAGCAATTCGTGATCCAGAAAGAACATCGGCAGCAATTCTAGCCGCTGCAACGCGCGAGTTTGCCGAAAATGGCTATGGTGGCGCCCGAATTAATGAGATTGCCGCGCGGGCTGACGTCAATAAACGGATGCTATACCATTATTATGGCGGAAAAGACGCCCTTTACCTTGCTGTCCTAGAGTCGACCTATGTCGGCATCCGCAGCGCCGAAGTCAATCTGCACCTAACCGACCGCGATCCGGTCGATGCTATTCGCGAACTTGCCCGCTTCACCTGGCAGTATTTTCTCGATCACCCAGAGTTTCTGTCGATTATCAGTACAGAAAACCTGCTAAAGGCAAAGTTTCTAAAACAATGCCCAGGGATTACAGAAAAACACTCGCCGCTGATTGCAACCATTACCGAAGTTCTAGAGCGCGGTCATCGCGCCGGGCACTTCCGCGCCGGGGCCGATGCGGTGCAAATCTATCTGAGCATCGCCGCACTCGGGTATTATTATCTTTCAAATCACTACACGACTTCGATCATTTTTAATCGCGACATGGTGAAACCGGAAGAACTGCAGCGCTGGGGAACCCATATCGCCGATATGATTGTTTCGTCTTTGCGCCCCTGA
- a CDS encoding Gfo/Idh/MocA family protein — protein sequence MEPIRFAAIGLDHNHIYGQTDMLIRAGAEFVSFYSDKDDLAAAYGARFPQARRVADVREILEDTSIALVTGAGIPDQRAADAIAAMRHGKDVLFDKPGMVSLDQLAEVKKVQAETGRIYAVYYSEHIETRCTVKAGELIADGAIGRVIHTAGFGPHRLGHNKRPDWFFDRARYGGILTDIAAHQFEQFLFFTGAEDAEVVGATVANLGHPATPGLQDFGETILKAPGCTGYIRVDWFTPDGLPTWGDGRLTILGTEGYIELRKYVDIGGQPETDHLFLVDQKGVKRIDCTHQHLPYGGQLLNDIRNRTETAMPQARTFKAMELALRAQAAAEGAAR from the coding sequence ATGGAACCAATCCGCTTTGCCGCCATCGGTCTCGATCATAATCACATTTATGGCCAGACCGATATGTTGATCCGAGCGGGGGCTGAGTTCGTCAGCTTCTATTCGGATAAGGACGATCTCGCCGCCGCCTATGGCGCCCGCTTCCCGCAGGCCCGCCGCGTTGCCGACGTCCGGGAGATTTTGGAGGATACCAGCATCGCCCTGGTAACCGGGGCGGGTATCCCCGATCAGCGGGCGGCGGATGCTATCGCCGCCATGCGCCACGGTAAGGATGTGTTGTTCGATAAGCCGGGCATGGTCTCGCTCGATCAGCTTGCCGAGGTGAAGAAGGTCCAGGCCGAAACCGGGCGCATCTATGCCGTCTATTATTCTGAACATATCGAAACCCGCTGCACGGTGAAGGCGGGCGAGCTGATCGCCGACGGCGCCATTGGCCGGGTTATCCATACGGCGGGCTTCGGCCCACACCGGCTAGGCCATAATAAGCGCCCCGATTGGTTCTTCGACCGGGCGCGCTACGGCGGCATTCTGACCGATATCGCCGCGCATCAGTTCGAACAGTTCCTGTTCTTCACGGGGGCGGAAGATGCCGAAGTGGTCGGCGCGACCGTCGCCAACCTCGGCCATCCCGCCACGCCCGGCTTGCAGGATTTTGGCGAGACGATCCTGAAGGCCCCCGGCTGCACTGGCTATATCCGCGTCGATTGGTTTACCCCGGACGGGCTGCCGACCTGGGGCGACGGGCGCCTGACCATTCTCGGCACCGAGGGCTATATCGAGCTGCGCAAATATGTCGATATCGGCGGTCAGCCGGAAACCGATCATCTGTTTTTGGTCGATCAGAAGGGCGTGAAGCGCATCGACTGCACTCACCAACACCTGCCCTATGGCGGTCAGCTTCTGAACGATATCCGCAACCGCACCGAAACCGCTATGCCGCAGGCGCGCACCTTCAAGGCGATGGAACTCGCCCTGCGCGCCCAGGCCGCTGCTGAAGGAGCCGCGCGATGA
- a CDS encoding mandelate racemase, with amino-acid sequence MPDSASRLSLIEADLFERPTHFRLPFRFGAVTVTEAPQAFVRTRIRLADGTEAVGQAAELMVPKWFDKNPALSNADNFNQLRQSLRIARDHLLAAGKQTAFGLSATVELAHHAACAKAGLGGLIASFGLALLDRAILDALCKAHGMTATAALQINLPGLDARTTPDLLGFDLTGFLAARTPAASIGMRHTVGMIDAITEAEKPADGPQDGLPNSLEGAIAAYGHRYFKIKLSGKADADLDRLVRIAALLDTLPEYHLTLDGNEQFPDAEAVIALWDKIEAEPRLARFRQAILFLEQPIARAQALAAPIHPLAQRVSVEIDESDGEMGAFATAKTLGYTGISSKSCKGFYRAVLNRARVQQWGRGFFMSAEDLTTQGGIAVQQDLLLAALIGAEHVERNGHHYVDGMSGASSTEQAAYLAHHPDLYTATADGRARIAIHNGAVSLASVLAAPGLGVAVEADWAALSPLAG; translated from the coding sequence ATGCCGGACAGTGCCTCCCGCCTCAGCCTGATCGAAGCCGATCTCTTCGAACGCCCGACCCACTTCCGCCTGCCGTTCCGCTTTGGCGCGGTGACGGTAACGGAAGCGCCGCAAGCCTTCGTCCGCACGCGCATCCGCCTTGCCGATGGCACGGAAGCCGTGGGCCAGGCCGCCGAATTGATGGTGCCGAAATGGTTCGACAAGAACCCGGCGCTGTCGAACGCGGATAATTTCAATCAGCTCCGCCAGTCGCTGCGCATCGCGCGGGATCATCTGCTGGCCGCCGGAAAACAGACCGCCTTCGGCTTGAGTGCCACGGTGGAACTGGCCCATCATGCCGCCTGCGCCAAGGCGGGCCTCGGCGGGCTGATCGCCTCCTTCGGCCTTGCCTTGCTGGACCGAGCAATCCTGGATGCGCTGTGCAAGGCGCATGGGATGACCGCCACCGCCGCCCTGCAAATAAACCTCCCCGGCCTTGATGCGCGCACGACGCCAGACCTGCTGGGCTTTGACCTAACCGGCTTCCTCGCCGCCCGCACGCCTGCCGCCAGTATCGGGATGCGCCACACGGTCGGCATGATTGATGCGATTACGGAGGCCGAGAAACCGGCCGACGGGCCGCAGGACGGGTTGCCGAACAGTCTCGAAGGCGCCATCGCCGCCTATGGCCACCGCTACTTCAAGATCAAGCTCTCCGGCAAAGCGGACGCGGACCTTGACCGGCTGGTGCGCATTGCAGCGCTGCTCGACACGCTGCCCGAGTACCATCTAACGCTCGACGGCAATGAACAATTCCCCGATGCGGAGGCCGTCATCGCGCTGTGGGACAAGATCGAGGCGGAGCCGCGCCTTGCACGCTTTCGGCAGGCGATCCTGTTTCTCGAACAGCCCATCGCCCGCGCCCAGGCCCTCGCCGCGCCGATCCACCCGCTCGCCCAGCGGGTTTCGGTGGAGATCGACGAGTCGGATGGGGAGATGGGGGCCTTCGCCACGGCCAAAACCCTGGGCTATACCGGCATTTCGTCCAAAAGCTGTAAAGGCTTCTACCGCGCTGTGCTGAACCGCGCGCGCGTTCAGCAATGGGGGCGTGGCTTCTTTATGTCCGCCGAGGATCTGACCACGCAAGGCGGGATTGCCGTACAGCAAGACTTGCTGCTCGCCGCCCTGATCGGGGCAGAGCATGTGGAGCGCAACGGCCATCATTATGTCGATGGCATGAGCGGCGCGAGCTCTACCGAACAAGCCGCCTATCTGGCCCACCACCCCGATCTGTATACCGCCACAGCGGACGGCCGCGCCCGCATAGCCATCCACAATGGGGCCGTGTCGCTGGCCTCGGTGCTCGCAGCGCCCGGTCTTGGGGTTGCTGTTGAGGCCGATTGGGCCGCCCTGTCGCCGTTGGCCGGTTGA
- a CDS encoding dihydrodipicolinate synthase family protein produces MTTLTLPTPGGRLAPYTLQNAPLPRPASAPTFNRIAYAAAHVVVNPLAENSPWLDASVDWDTTIAFREYLWDLGFGVAEAMDTAQRGMGLDWAGAQELIRRSLTAAKPRNGLVACGAGTDHLAPENAKSLDDVIRAYEEQFAFIEGLGGRIILMASRALARIATGPDDYRKVYDRLLTQVKEPVIIHWLGDMFDPALKGYWGSTDDYAAMDTCLSVLEAHAGKIDGIKISLLSKEKEIAMRRRLPKGVRMYTGDDFNYAELIAGDEQGYSDALLGIFDAIAPAASAGLSALAGGNLKEFNAILEPTVPLSRHIFQAPTRFYKTGVVFLAYLNGLQDHFLMLGGQQSARSVQHFAELFRLADTARVLRDHELAAERMRRVLAVAGVV; encoded by the coding sequence ATGACGACGCTCACCCTGCCAACCCCGGGGGGGCGCCTCGCCCCCTACACTCTCCAGAACGCGCCGCTGCCGCGCCCGGCCAGCGCACCGACCTTCAACCGTATTGCTTATGCCGCCGCCCATGTGGTGGTCAATCCGCTGGCCGAAAACAGCCCCTGGCTCGATGCCTCGGTCGATTGGGACACGACCATCGCCTTCCGCGAGTATTTGTGGGATCTCGGTTTTGGCGTTGCGGAAGCGATGGATACCGCCCAGCGCGGCATGGGGCTTGATTGGGCGGGCGCGCAGGAGTTGATCCGCCGCTCGCTGACCGCCGCCAAGCCCCGCAATGGCTTGGTCGCCTGCGGGGCGGGGACCGATCATCTCGCGCCGGAAAACGCCAAAAGCCTCGACGATGTGATCCGCGCCTACGAGGAGCAGTTCGCCTTTATCGAAGGGCTTGGCGGGCGCATCATCCTGATGGCCAGCCGGGCGCTCGCCCGCATCGCGACGGGGCCGGATGATTACCGTAAGGTCTATGATCGGCTGCTGACCCAGGTGAAAGAGCCGGTGATCATCCATTGGCTCGGCGATATGTTCGATCCGGCCCTCAAGGGCTATTGGGGCTCAACCGACGATTACGCGGCGATGGACACCTGCCTATCGGTGCTGGAAGCCCATGCCGGGAAGATCGACGGCATCAAGATTTCCCTGCTGTCGAAAGAAAAAGAAATCGCCATGCGCCGCCGCCTGCCGAAGGGTGTGCGCATGTATACGGGCGATGATTTCAATTACGCCGAACTGATCGCCGGAGATGAACAGGGCTATTCCGATGCGCTGCTCGGCATCTTCGACGCTATCGCCCCCGCCGCCTCGGCGGGTCTCTCGGCGCTGGCGGGCGGGAACCTGAAAGAGTTCAACGCGATTCTAGAGCCGACAGTGCCGTTGAGCCGCCATATCTTCCAGGCTCCGACGCGCTTTTATAAGACCGGCGTGGTCTTCCTCGCCTATCTCAACGGCTTGCAGGATCACTTCCTGATGCTGGGCGGACAGCAGAGCGCGCGGTCGGTGCAGCATTTCGCCGAACTTTTCCGTTTGGCCGATACGGCGCGGGTTCTGCGCGATCATGAGCTTGCAGCGGAGCGGATGCGCCGGGTGCTTGCCGTCGCCGGGGTGGTTTGA
- a CDS encoding ABC transporter ATP-binding protein: MTALSLNKVVKRYADLQVIHGIDLKIEPKEFVVFVGPSGCGKSTLLRMIAGLEEISDGDLTIGSERMNDTAPAQRGIAMVFQSYALYPHMSVYKNLAFGLETAGVSKAEIDVRVQKTAAILQIDQYLQRKPKALSGGQRQRVAIGRAIIREPKIFLFDEPLSNLDAELRVQMRVEIAKLHRDLGVTSIYVTHDQVEAMTMADKIVVLRAGRIEQVGSPLDLYNRPVNKFVAGFIGSPKMNFLKVTGQQETGTGTAVTVASTQIPLPPVRGMADSLGVRPEHLSLTDGVPLGPMTIQIVEQLGGSTLLYGALTDGQTITVQLDGQQSPQRGSQVSLFADPATCHLFDKDGLALR, from the coding sequence ATGACAGCGCTATCACTCAATAAGGTCGTCAAGCGCTATGCCGATCTGCAAGTTATCCACGGGATCGATTTGAAAATCGAACCGAAGGAATTCGTCGTTTTCGTCGGCCCGTCCGGCTGCGGCAAATCTACTTTGCTGCGCATGATCGCGGGGCTAGAGGAAATTTCTGATGGTGATCTCACCATCGGAAGCGAGCGAATGAATGATACGGCCCCGGCTCAGCGCGGCATTGCGATGGTTTTCCAGTCCTACGCGCTGTATCCACATATGTCGGTCTATAAAAACCTCGCCTTCGGGTTGGAGACAGCGGGGGTTTCTAAGGCCGAAATCGATGTGCGTGTACAAAAGACCGCTGCTATTCTGCAAATCGATCAATATTTGCAGCGCAAGCCGAAGGCTTTGTCGGGTGGTCAGCGCCAGCGCGTCGCCATCGGTCGTGCTATCATTCGCGAACCAAAGATTTTCTTGTTCGACGAGCCGCTGTCGAACCTTGATGCCGAACTGCGCGTGCAGATGCGCGTGGAGATCGCCAAGCTGCACCGTGATCTTGGCGTAACGTCAATCTATGTGACCCATGATCAGGTCGAAGCCATGACGATGGCCGATAAGATCGTTGTGCTGCGCGCCGGGCGGATCGAACAGGTCGGCTCGCCGCTCGATCTCTATAATCGGCCGGTCAATAAGTTTGTCGCCGGGTTCATCGGGTCGCCAAAGATGAACTTCCTCAAGGTGACCGGCCAGCAGGAAACCGGTACGGGCACGGCGGTAACCGTCGCCTCAACGCAGATCCCGCTGCCGCCGGTGCGCGGCATGGCCGATAGTTTGGGGGTGCGGCCCGAACATCTGTCCCTAACCGACGGCGTGCCGCTGGGGCCGATGACTATCCAAATTGTGGAGCAATTGGGCGGCTCCACGCTTCTCTATGGGGCGCTTACCGATGGGCAGACCATTACGGTCCAGCTCGACGGCCAACAGTCGCCGCAACGCGGGTCGCAGGTGTCCCTCTTCGCCGATCCGGCGACGTGTCACCTGTTCGACAAGGACGGTTTAGCGCTGCGCTGA
- a CDS encoding carbohydrate ABC transporter permease, translating into MTTKPNRSLPASFAVHGALLAASLVMLYPLLWMFASSFKPEEEIFTSASIWPTALNFDAYVRGWRGLDVSFGVFFWNSMVISVLSVIGNVISCSLAAFAFARLQFRGKNFWFALMLGTMMLPYHVTLIPQYVLFLNLDWVNTNLPLIVPKFLAADAFFIFLLVQFFRGIPRELDEAAMMDGCSPWRIYYKIILPLSLPALATASVFTFIWTWDDFFAPLIYLNDMGSYTVQLGLRNFVDSTGRSDWSGLFAMSSVALVPILVFFVLFQRLLIEGVATTGMKR; encoded by the coding sequence ATGACGACTAAACCCAACCGCAGTCTGCCCGCTAGCTTTGCCGTACATGGCGCGTTGCTGGCCGCGTCGCTGGTGATGCTCTACCCGTTGCTCTGGATGTTTGCCAGTTCCTTTAAGCCGGAGGAGGAGATTTTCACTAGCGCGTCGATCTGGCCGACCGCTTTGAATTTCGATGCCTATGTGCGCGGCTGGCGGGGGTTGGATGTTAGCTTCGGGGTCTTTTTCTGGAACTCGATGGTCATCTCCGTCCTATCTGTGATCGGCAATGTCATCTCCTGCTCATTGGCAGCTTTTGCCTTCGCCCGCCTACAGTTTCGCGGTAAGAACTTTTGGTTCGCGCTGATGCTGGGAACCATGATGTTGCCCTATCATGTCACGTTGATCCCGCAGTATGTGTTGTTCCTCAATCTTGATTGGGTGAATACAAATCTGCCGCTGATCGTGCCGAAGTTTCTGGCGGCGGATGCTTTTTTTATCTTCCTTCTGGTGCAGTTTTTCCGGGGGATTCCGCGCGAACTCGACGAAGCTGCGATGATGGATGGGTGCAGCCCCTGGCGCATCTATTACAAAATCATCCTGCCGCTTTCGCTGCCTGCGCTGGCCACGGCCTCCGTCTTCACCTTCATCTGGACCTGGGATGACTTCTTCGCGCCGCTGATTTACCTGAACGACATGGGGTCGTACACGGTGCAGCTTGGCCTGCGGAACTTCGTTGACTCCACCGGGCGGTCTGACTGGAGCGGCTTGTTCGCCATGTCCTCCGTCGCGCTGGTGCCGATCCTGGTCTTCTTCGTTCTTTTCCAACGGCTTCTAATCGAAGGCGTTGCTACGACCGGTATGAAGCGGTAA
- a CDS encoding carbohydrate ABC transporter permease, translating to MTTLASPSVAVGGARWVRSLRRNLPGYLFLLPWLLGFLGLTLVPALGSLYLSFTEFDLLRDPRWVGAANYVRIATDDPKFVASLYVTFVYVALSVPLKLALALAVAMLLNKGIAGLPLYRAVFYLPSLLGASVAIAVLWRQLFAGNGLVNQVVFLLFGVQGPSWISDPDYTLYTLVVLSVWQFGSPMIIFLAGLRQIPQDIYEAAQIDGASKVRQFFRITLPMLTPVIFFNAVVKTIDAFKAFTPAYIISEGTGGPIDSTLFYTLYLYQEAFAYFRMGYASALAWILLVIIAFFTAFSFLSSRYWVHYDD from the coding sequence ATGACCACACTGGCCTCTCCCTCTGTTGCAGTGGGCGGGGCCAGGTGGGTTCGCAGCTTGCGCCGCAACCTTCCTGGCTACCTGTTTCTACTGCCGTGGCTCCTCGGTTTCTTGGGACTGACGTTAGTTCCGGCCCTAGGGTCGCTCTATCTGTCGTTCACCGAATTCGATTTGCTGCGCGACCCGCGCTGGGTAGGGGCGGCGAACTACGTGCGGATCGCGACCGACGATCCCAAGTTCGTCGCGTCGCTGTATGTGACCTTCGTCTATGTGGCGCTCTCTGTACCGTTAAAACTAGCTCTCGCCTTAGCCGTTGCCATGTTGCTGAACAAGGGGATTGCGGGATTACCCCTTTATCGCGCGGTTTTCTATCTCCCCTCCCTGTTGGGGGCAAGCGTTGCGATTGCGGTTCTGTGGCGCCAATTGTTTGCCGGGAATGGGTTAGTCAATCAGGTTGTCTTTTTGCTCTTCGGTGTCCAGGGACCAAGCTGGATTTCCGACCCCGACTATACGCTTTACACGCTGGTTGTTTTGAGCGTTTGGCAGTTTGGGTCACCGATGATCATCTTCCTCGCGGGCTTGCGACAGATTCCGCAGGATATTTACGAGGCAGCCCAGATCGATGGGGCCAGCAAGGTTCGCCAGTTCTTTCGTATAACCTTGCCAATGCTGACCCCGGTGATCTTCTTCAATGCCGTAGTGAAGACAATTGATGCCTTCAAGGCATTTACCCCGGCCTATATTATCTCTGAAGGGACTGGTGGTCCGATCGACAGTACTCTATTCTATACACTGTACTTGTATCAAGAAGCCTTTGCGTATTTTCGCATGGGATATGCTTCTGCGCTTGCCTGGATTTTGTTGGTCATTATCGCGTTTTTCACCGCCTTTTCCTTCCTCAGCTCGCGCTATTGGGTGCATTATGACGACTAA
- a CDS encoding Gfo/Idh/MocA family protein produces the protein MATIRLGIIMHGITGRMGYNQHLVRSIVAIRDQGGVLLANGDRVMPDPILVGRNADKITEIAKRHGITRTSTDLAAALANPDDTLFFDAGSTQMRAGLLTQAIEAGKHIYCEKPISEDVDTALALARLAKAKGAKNGVVQDKLYLPGLRKIKMLRDSGFFGKILSVRGEFGYWVFEGDWQAAQRPSWNYRKNDGGGIILDMLCHWRYVLDNLFGEVKAVSCLGATHIPSRVDERGQTYAADADDAAYATFELEGGVIAQINSSWTVRVRRDDLVTFQVDGTHGSAVAGLTKCWTQHRVNTPRPVWNPDQPQTMNFFNQWEEVPDNQVYDNGFKAQWEDFIRHLVTDSPWKFDLMQGVKGVQLAELGLKSWQERRWLDVPALDA, from the coding sequence ATGGCGACGATCCGTCTCGGGATCATCATGCACGGCATCACCGGGCGCATGGGCTATAATCAACATTTGGTGCGCTCCATCGTGGCGATCCGCGATCAAGGCGGCGTGTTGCTGGCGAACGGCGATCGGGTGATGCCCGATCCGATCCTGGTCGGGCGCAATGCCGATAAGATCACCGAAATCGCCAAGCGCCACGGCATTACCCGCACCAGCACCGATCTAGCCGCCGCCCTCGCCAATCCCGACGATACCCTGTTCTTCGACGCGGGATCGACGCAGATGCGCGCCGGGCTGCTGACCCAGGCAATTGAAGCGGGCAAGCACATCTATTGCGAAAAGCCGATTTCGGAAGATGTCGACACGGCCCTCGCCCTTGCACGGCTCGCCAAGGCCAAGGGCGCCAAGAACGGCGTGGTACAGGATAAGCTGTATCTGCCGGGCCTGCGCAAAATCAAAATGCTGCGCGACAGCGGCTTCTTCGGCAAAATCCTCTCCGTGCGCGGCGAGTTTGGCTATTGGGTCTTCGAAGGCGATTGGCAAGCCGCCCAGCGTCCAAGCTGGAATTACCGCAAGAATGACGGCGGCGGCATTATCCTCGATATGCTCTGCCATTGGCGCTATGTGCTGGACAATCTGTTCGGCGAAGTAAAAGCCGTCTCCTGTCTAGGCGCGACCCATATCCCCAGCCGGGTGGATGAGCGCGGCCAAACCTATGCCGCCGATGCCGACGATGCTGCCTATGCCACCTTCGAGCTTGAGGGCGGCGTGATCGCGCAAATCAACTCATCCTGGACCGTGCGGGTTCGCCGCGACGATCTGGTGACCTTCCAAGTGGACGGCACCCACGGGTCGGCTGTCGCGGGCCTGACCAAATGCTGGACCCAGCATCGCGTCAACACCCCCCGCCCCGTCTGGAACCCCGATCAACCGCAGACCATGAACTTCTTCAATCAATGGGAAGAAGTGCCGGACAATCAGGTCTACGACAATGGCTTCAAAGCCCAGTGGGAAGACTTCATCCGCCATCTGGTGACGGACTCGCCCTGGAAGTTCGACCTGATGCAAGGCGTGAAGGGGGTTCAGCTTGCCGAGCTTGGTCTTAAGAGCTGGCAGGAACGCCGCTGGCTCGACGTTCCGGCGCTGGACGCGTAA